In Gimesia benthica, a single window of DNA contains:
- a CDS encoding MoaD/ThiS family protein, producing MPHLFVPPLLRPFCEGEEEVVVDGSTVLEAVQSLDALYPGTLERLCPDGKLRPGIAVTVDQNVTPRGLAQKVSPESEVHFLPAIGGG from the coding sequence ATGCCTCACCTGTTTGTTCCTCCCCTGCTCAGACCATTCTGTGAGGGGGAGGAAGAAGTGGTTGTCGACGGGAGCACCGTGCTGGAAGCGGTGCAGTCCCTCGATGCTCTATATCCGGGAACACTGGAGCGGCTCTGTCCTGACGGGAAGCTGCGGCCCGGAATCGCGGTGACCGTCGATCAGAACGTAACTCCCCGGGGGCTGGCGCAGAAGGTGTCACCCGAGAGTGAGGTTCATTTCTTGCCCGCGATTGGTGGCGGGTAA
- a CDS encoding xanthine dehydrogenase family protein molybdopterin-binding subunit translates to MATIDETKTDAGSGDAPKYKVIGTRPIRHDGADKVTGRALYGADIKVKGMIYGAIHRSPHAHAVIKSVDTSKAEALPGVRAVATSADMPEPGDKIAELGEGAVNLNHLSSNNLARTKVLYKGHPIAAVAADNIHIAQEAASLIEVEYEVLPPVMDVLKAMEDDAPVLNPDVHTEEAVSGEMGDKPSNIAKHLVYEKGDIAKGFADAKYVVEKEFRTATVHQGYIEPHVATSLWNNDGQITVWTSTQGTFSVRQQVAELLDVPLARVKVVPMEIGGGFGGKISVYLAPVAAVLSRKSGAPVQLVMDRADVLQATGPTPGSYIKVKMGADADGRITAAEAWMAYEAGGYPGSPIGAGCMCVFSCYDVPNGRVEGYDVCVNKPRTNAYRAPGATNAAFATETVVDELCEQIGMAPIDFRLLNASKEGTRRIDGVTYPRIGLVETLEAIKNSEHFNSALEGDNKGRGIACGFWFNAGLKSAVTATVNSDGSVGLLEGSTDIGGSRTAIAMQFAETLGIAAEDIKPAVVDTDSVGYTDVTGGSRVTYATGWAAYEAGKDLQRQIVARAAELWEVDPSAVSYEDGCVVGPDKRVPFKEIAIELSLTGEPLVGRGVSNHNEPGGAFGAHVVDVEVDPDTGKVDILRYTAAQDCGTAIHPAYVEGQIQGGAVQGIGWGLNEEYWYDTEGSMRNANFLDYRIPTCYDLPMIETIIVEVPNPGHPFGVRGVGEVPIVPPPAALGAAIHEAVDVRMYELPMSPPRVLHELLQKQS, encoded by the coding sequence ATGGCGACAATCGATGAAACCAAAACAGATGCAGGCAGTGGTGATGCTCCCAAGTACAAAGTGATCGGCACGCGTCCGATTCGTCACGACGGAGCCGACAAGGTTACCGGTCGTGCGTTGTACGGCGCGGACATCAAGGTCAAAGGGATGATCTACGGTGCGATTCATCGCAGCCCGCACGCCCATGCCGTGATCAAGTCAGTCGATACTTCCAAGGCGGAAGCACTGCCCGGCGTTCGCGCTGTGGCGACGAGTGCCGACATGCCCGAGCCCGGTGATAAAATTGCAGAACTCGGCGAAGGAGCCGTGAATCTGAATCACCTGAGCAGCAACAACCTGGCCCGTACCAAGGTGCTCTACAAGGGACACCCGATTGCTGCGGTCGCTGCCGATAATATTCACATCGCACAGGAAGCTGCCAGTCTGATTGAGGTCGAGTACGAAGTTCTGCCTCCGGTGATGGACGTGCTGAAAGCGATGGAAGACGATGCTCCGGTACTTAACCCGGATGTGCATACAGAAGAAGCCGTTTCGGGAGAAATGGGCGACAAGCCTTCGAACATCGCCAAGCATCTCGTCTATGAAAAAGGTGATATCGCCAAGGGTTTCGCGGATGCGAAATACGTCGTCGAAAAAGAATTCCGTACCGCAACCGTGCACCAGGGTTACATCGAACCGCATGTGGCGACCTCGCTCTGGAACAACGACGGACAGATTACCGTCTGGACATCGACTCAGGGAACCTTCTCCGTTCGTCAGCAGGTTGCTGAACTGCTGGATGTGCCGCTGGCCCGTGTGAAAGTCGTGCCGATGGAAATCGGTGGTGGCTTTGGTGGTAAGATTTCGGTCTACCTCGCACCGGTGGCTGCCGTGCTGTCCCGCAAGTCGGGAGCTCCCGTGCAACTCGTGATGGACCGGGCTGACGTGCTGCAGGCAACCGGGCCGACTCCGGGTTCTTACATTAAAGTCAAAATGGGAGCCGATGCCGACGGCCGCATTACCGCCGCCGAAGCCTGGATGGCCTACGAAGCGGGCGGTTATCCCGGTTCGCCGATCGGGGCCGGCTGTATGTGCGTCTTCTCCTGCTACGATGTGCCTAACGGCCGCGTGGAAGGATACGACGTCTGCGTCAATAAGCCACGGACGAATGCCTATCGGGCTCCCGGGGCGACCAACGCTGCGTTTGCGACAGAAACGGTCGTCGATGAACTGTGCGAACAGATCGGAATGGCACCGATTGATTTCCGTCTGCTGAACGCCTCGAAAGAGGGAACCCGGCGGATCGATGGCGTGACTTATCCCCGCATCGGTCTGGTGGAAACACTGGAAGCGATCAAAAACAGCGAGCACTTTAACTCAGCCCTGGAAGGGGACAACAAAGGCCGCGGCATTGCCTGTGGTTTCTGGTTCAACGCCGGATTGAAGTCGGCTGTGACGGCGACCGTGAACTCAGATGGTTCGGTCGGTCTGCTCGAAGGTTCGACCGACATCGGCGGTTCGCGTACCGCGATCGCGATGCAGTTTGCGGAAACACTGGGAATCGCCGCGGAAGACATCAAGCCGGCTGTGGTTGATACCGACAGCGTGGGTTACACCGACGTAACGGGTGGCAGCCGCGTGACTTATGCGACCGGTTGGGCTGCTTATGAAGCGGGGAAAGACCTGCAGCGTCAGATCGTGGCTCGCGCCGCTGAACTGTGGGAAGTCGATCCGTCTGCTGTCTCTTATGAAGATGGTTGTGTCGTCGGTCCCGACAAGCGGGTGCCGTTCAAAGAGATTGCCATCGAGTTGAGTCTGACCGGCGAACCGCTGGTCGGGCGGGGCGTTTCCAATCACAATGAGCCCGGCGGTGCCTTTGGTGCCCATGTGGTCGATGTGGAAGTCGATCCGGATACGGGTAAAGTCGATATTCTGCGTTACACTGCTGCCCAGGACTGCGGAACAGCCATCCATCCCGCTTATGTCGAAGGACAGATCCAGGGTGGTGCCGTGCAGGGGATTGGCTGGGGTTTGAACGAAGAATACTGGTATGACACGGAAGGCAGCATGCGAAATGCGAACTTCCTCGATTACCGGATTCCCACCTGTTACGACCTGCCCATGATCGAAACGATTATCGTGGAAGTGCCGAACCCCGGTCATCCGTTTGGTGTGCGTGGCGTTGGGGAAGTTCCCATCGTACCGCCGCCGGCCGCGCTGGGAGCCGCGATTCACGAAGCAGTCGACGTGCGGATGTACGAGCTGCCGATGTCGCCGCCACGCGTACTGCACGAACTGTTGCAGAAACAGTCCTGA
- a CDS encoding (2Fe-2S)-binding protein produces the protein MAKKRIVTATINGREEEFLCQPRQTLLEVLRNTLNLTGAKEGCSNGNCGACSVVMDGKAVNTCMVLAVEAEGTEIETIEGLAPGDGLDPLQEAFLENAALQCGICTPGYIMSAKAFLDKNPNPTEEEIRFSMAGNLCRCTGYDKIVRAIQQAAEVRCGQAASCEKETV, from the coding sequence ATGGCGAAGAAACGGATCGTAACCGCGACTATCAATGGCCGTGAAGAGGAGTTCCTCTGTCAGCCTCGACAGACCTTGCTCGAAGTCTTACGCAATACACTCAACCTGACCGGTGCCAAGGAAGGTTGTTCCAACGGCAACTGTGGTGCCTGCTCGGTCGTGATGGACGGGAAAGCCGTCAATACCTGTATGGTTCTGGCGGTCGAAGCCGAAGGGACCGAGATCGAAACCATCGAAGGGCTTGCCCCCGGCGATGGTCTGGATCCGCTGCAGGAAGCCTTTCTGGAAAATGCAGCGCTGCAGTGCGGCATCTGCACCCCGGGCTACATTATGTCCGCCAAAGCGTTTCTGGATAAGAATCCCAACCCGACCGAAGAGGAAATTCGCTTCTCGATGGCGGGCAATCTGTGTCGCTGCACCGGATACGACAAGATCGTGCGTGCGATTCAGCAGGCTGCGGAAGTACGATGTGGACAAGCTGCCTCATGTGAAAAGGAGACGGTCTAA
- a CDS encoding FAD binding domain-containing protein — translation MRDFEYEAPVSLADAVGLLAKSNGNARPLAGGTDLIDHVRTGRLTTDLIVDLKKIPELMALEFNDNGLRLGAAVPCYQIYGHQGIVDNYSAITDSSHIIGGMQIQNRASVGGNLANAGAAADSTPALIALEATVVIAGPDGTREVAVEDFCTGPGQNVLEPGEIIVELHFPPRPAHSGSHYRRFIPRNEMDIAVVGVGASVVLDESGENFVSARIGLGAVAAKPFLCQEAYDALAGQPVNDETIKKAADAAKSVVHPITDMRGTEEFRIHVTGVLTERVIKQAVERARG, via the coding sequence ATGCGTGATTTTGAATACGAAGCACCTGTTTCCCTGGCTGATGCCGTCGGGTTATTGGCCAAAAGCAATGGAAATGCCCGCCCGCTGGCAGGGGGAACCGACCTGATCGACCATGTCCGCACCGGCCGGTTGACGACCGATCTGATTGTCGATTTGAAGAAGATTCCGGAACTGATGGCACTGGAGTTCAACGACAACGGGCTCCGCCTGGGAGCCGCGGTTCCCTGTTATCAGATTTACGGCCACCAGGGGATCGTCGATAACTATTCCGCGATCACTGACAGCAGTCATATTATCGGCGGCATGCAGATTCAGAACCGGGCCAGCGTCGGGGGGAATCTGGCGAATGCCGGTGCTGCCGCGGATTCAACACCAGCGTTAATCGCTCTGGAAGCGACCGTCGTGATTGCCGGTCCTGATGGGACTCGCGAAGTCGCGGTTGAAGATTTCTGCACCGGGCCTGGCCAGAATGTGCTGGAACCGGGGGAGATCATTGTGGAACTCCACTTCCCGCCTCGTCCCGCTCACAGCGGTTCACATTATCGGCGGTTCATTCCCCGGAATGAAATGGATATTGCCGTCGTGGGAGTCGGGGCCTCCGTGGTTCTGGATGAGAGTGGCGAAAACTTCGTTTCGGCCCGCATTGGACTGGGGGCTGTCGCTGCGAAACCGTTCCTGTGCCAGGAAGCGTATGACGCACTGGCAGGTCAGCCGGTGAATGATGAAACCATCAAAAAAGCGGCGGACGCAGCGAAGTCGGTCGTGCATCCGATTACCGATATGCGGGGCACCGAAGAATTCCGCATTCATGTGACCGGCGTGTTGACCGAACGTGTCATCAAACAGGCGGTGGAACGTGCTCGGGGATGA
- the pruA gene encoding L-glutamate gamma-semialdehyde dehydrogenase, protein MARKKSSSDLNQQIEQRTRDLGEQIWGHLERREPTMFEKRWWDDRILSWAMADESVKVQMFRFVDVLPMLRSHDSIVRHLQEYFEDVRKHLPWAARIGLELSQPNSVLGRALALNARSNARRMASRFIAGSSVEEIHYTVDRLRSENFAFTLDLLGEAVISEVEAEAYLQSYLDLISGLAPRVRKWSENVQLDWDSQGHLPRTNVSIKLSALCSQFKPTDPVGTMAVVQPRLRKLLRHAMKYDAYLHVDMEQNSYKPLTLEIFKQTLMEKEFRDFDNVGIVIQAYQPAAEQDLQDLLKWTKKRKTPIWIRLVKGAYWDYETIVSGYRNWPIPVFQQKWESDANFEKLTKVLLENHQWLRPAFGSHNLRSLAHAVAAAHELDIPPSAYEIQMLYGMGKEQAQVFAELGHRVRIYTPFGELIPGMAYLVRRLLENTSNDSFLRQSFTEHVNLETLMMNPSEHAKTATKQKPAEDDGFQNEPLTDFSLEESRTKMQAALEEVEDQFGKEYPLLINGRAIDTKATITSRNPSHKSDSLGTVSSASADDAIDAIDAARRAFPAWSRTEPQYRAEYLELIAANMRRRRFELAAWIVFECGKPWEEADGDVVEAIDFCMYYANQMRRLAHPLHCDVPGEENVYFYRPRGTVAVIAPWNFPLAILTGMTVASLVTGNTVVMKPAEQSSIVAAKLMDVIHESGIPDGVVNFLPGIGEEVGPELVGSPDVEMITFTGSRDVGLAINETASDTDTRQKMVKRVIAEMGGKNAIIVDDDADLDEAVLGVIHSAFNYAGQKCSACSRVIVLESIHDTFVSRLVEATKALKIGPAEDPGTVVGPVIDEEAHQRILEYIEIGKEEATLALACDTSDLEDEGYYVGPHIFTDVDSTCQIAQEEIFGPVLAVIKADDFDEAITIANDTPYALTAGVFSRSPAHLNKARMEIVAGNIYLNRNITGAMVERHPFGGFKMSGIGSKTGGPDYLLQFLVPVNVTENTMRRGFAPDAAAEDEEE, encoded by the coding sequence GTGGCACGTAAAAAATCGTCTTCTGATCTGAATCAACAAATCGAACAGCGCACCCGGGATCTCGGTGAGCAGATCTGGGGGCACCTGGAACGGCGCGAGCCGACCATGTTCGAAAAGCGCTGGTGGGATGATCGCATTCTCTCCTGGGCGATGGCCGACGAATCCGTCAAAGTGCAGATGTTCCGCTTTGTTGATGTGCTTCCCATGCTCCGCTCGCACGACTCCATCGTTCGGCACCTGCAGGAATATTTTGAAGATGTCCGCAAGCATCTCCCCTGGGCGGCCCGCATCGGTCTGGAACTTTCGCAACCGAATTCCGTCCTCGGACGTGCACTGGCCCTGAACGCCCGCTCCAATGCCCGCCGCATGGCCAGCCGCTTCATCGCGGGTTCCTCAGTCGAAGAAATCCACTACACCGTCGACCGCCTCCGCAGCGAGAACTTCGCCTTCACCCTCGACCTGCTGGGCGAAGCGGTCATCAGCGAAGTCGAAGCCGAAGCGTATCTGCAGTCCTACCTGGATCTGATCTCCGGACTCGCACCCCGCGTGCGGAAATGGTCCGAGAATGTTCAGCTCGACTGGGACAGCCAGGGACACCTGCCCCGCACTAATGTTTCCATCAAGCTCTCTGCCCTGTGCAGCCAGTTCAAGCCCACCGACCCGGTCGGCACGATGGCCGTCGTCCAGCCCCGCCTGCGGAAACTGCTCCGACACGCGATGAAGTACGACGCCTACCTGCACGTCGACATGGAGCAGAACTCCTACAAGCCGCTGACGCTGGAAATCTTCAAGCAGACGCTGATGGAAAAAGAATTCCGCGATTTCGACAACGTCGGCATTGTGATTCAGGCTTATCAGCCGGCCGCCGAACAGGATCTGCAGGACCTGCTCAAGTGGACCAAGAAACGCAAAACACCGATCTGGATCCGCCTCGTCAAAGGCGCCTACTGGGATTACGAAACCATCGTTTCCGGCTACCGCAACTGGCCGATCCCCGTGTTCCAGCAGAAATGGGAATCGGACGCCAACTTCGAAAAACTGACCAAGGTCCTGCTGGAAAACCATCAGTGGCTCCGACCTGCCTTTGGCAGTCATAACCTCCGCAGCCTGGCGCACGCCGTCGCCGCGGCCCACGAGCTGGACATTCCCCCTTCCGCTTATGAAATTCAGATGCTGTATGGCATGGGCAAGGAACAGGCCCAGGTCTTTGCGGAGCTGGGGCATCGCGTCCGCATTTACACGCCGTTCGGCGAACTGATTCCCGGCATGGCATACCTCGTCCGCCGACTGCTGGAAAACACCTCTAACGATTCATTCCTTCGACAAAGCTTTACCGAGCACGTCAACCTGGAGACCCTGATGATGAACCCGTCCGAACATGCGAAAACCGCCACCAAACAGAAACCGGCAGAAGACGACGGCTTCCAGAATGAACCGCTCACCGATTTCAGCCTCGAAGAATCCCGCACGAAAATGCAGGCAGCTCTGGAAGAAGTCGAAGACCAGTTCGGTAAAGAATACCCGCTGCTGATCAACGGTCGCGCGATCGACACCAAAGCCACGATCACTTCGCGGAACCCTTCTCACAAATCCGACTCACTGGGCACCGTCTCCTCCGCCTCCGCGGATGACGCCATCGACGCCATCGATGCCGCCCGGCGTGCCTTCCCTGCCTGGTCGCGTACCGAACCCCAGTACCGCGCCGAATACCTGGAACTGATCGCCGCCAACATGCGCCGCCGTCGTTTCGAGTTGGCCGCCTGGATCGTCTTTGAATGCGGAAAACCCTGGGAAGAAGCGGACGGCGATGTCGTCGAAGCCATCGACTTCTGCATGTACTACGCCAACCAGATGCGCCGCCTGGCTCATCCGCTGCACTGTGACGTACCCGGTGAAGAGAACGTCTACTTCTACCGTCCCCGCGGCACCGTAGCTGTCATTGCCCCCTGGAACTTCCCACTCGCGATTCTGACCGGCATGACTGTCGCTTCCCTGGTCACCGGCAACACCGTCGTCATGAAACCAGCAGAACAATCGTCGATTGTCGCCGCCAAGCTGATGGACGTAATCCATGAATCAGGCATCCCCGATGGCGTCGTCAATTTCCTGCCCGGCATCGGTGAAGAAGTCGGCCCCGAACTCGTCGGCAGCCCCGACGTGGAAATGATCACCTTCACCGGCTCTCGTGATGTCGGCCTGGCGATCAACGAAACCGCCTCTGATACCGATACGCGCCAGAAGATGGTCAAACGGGTCATCGCGGAAATGGGAGGCAAAAACGCGATCATCGTCGACGATGACGCCGACCTCGATGAAGCGGTCCTGGGAGTGATCCACTCCGCCTTCAACTACGCCGGCCAGAAATGTTCGGCCTGCTCCCGCGTCATCGTGCTCGAATCGATTCATGACACCTTCGTCAGCCGCCTTGTCGAAGCCACCAAAGCCCTCAAGATCGGCCCCGCGGAAGATCCCGGCACCGTCGTTGGTCCCGTTATCGATGAAGAAGCCCATCAGCGGATCCTGGAATACATCGAGATCGGCAAAGAAGAAGCCACCCTCGCCCTGGCCTGTGACACCTCCGACCTGGAAGACGAAGGCTACTACGTAGGCCCGCACATCTTCACCGACGTCGATTCCACCTGCCAGATCGCCCAGGAAGAAATCTTCGGCCCCGTCCTCGCCGTCATCAAGGCAGACGACTTTGATGAAGCGATCACCATCGCCAACGACACACCTTATGCCCTCACGGCAGGCGTCTTCAGTCGCAGCCCCGCTCACCTGAACAAGGCACGCATGGAAATCGTAGCCGGCAACATCTACCTCAACCGGAACATCACCGGCGCCATGGTCGAACGCCACCCGTTCGGCGGCTTCAAGATGTCCGGCATCGGCAGCAAGACAGGCGGCCCCGATTATCTGCTGCAGTTCCTCGTCCCGGTCAACGTCACCGAAAACACCATGCGTCGCGGCTTCGCCCCCGATGCTGCAGCGGAAGACGAAGAAGAATAA
- the dnaB gene encoding replicative DNA helicase: MSVAGKGNFRRPKQESVEELFGKVPPQNLDAEKAVLGSILLDNVVIDDLVQIVKTNHFYSDKNARIFAAILRLHDAGVRGIDAVTVAEELDSKGELDEAGNVMYLHEILESVPHAAHAEYYANIVRDKSVQRELIHSCTEIIRESYSPQGDTLEVLNKAEQSIFSILESQGEGDKIDIKDILMDAFDRIHERTQKEGSLTGTTTGFVDLDEQINGFQPSELIVLAARPSMGKTALVCNFAEAAADEGGVATIIFSLEQSKLELAERLLCIRSGVNGHSLRAGDLEDDERHRLLEASSQISEMPLFIDDKPGRTIQEISAICRRLKRLSNLGLIIIDYLQLIEPEDKTMPREQQIAGITRRLKGLCKELNVPTIALAQLNRGVELREDKRPRLADLRESGAIEQDADLIMFLHRPDAYDPEDHPGLAEVVVAKHRSGPTGIVNLTWLRESMRFGNYTNLDVPEGGYMGDDGGGGGFG, translated from the coding sequence ATGTCAGTTGCGGGCAAAGGAAATTTTCGCCGTCCAAAGCAGGAGTCTGTGGAAGAGCTGTTCGGTAAAGTGCCGCCACAGAACCTGGATGCAGAGAAAGCCGTGCTGGGCAGTATTCTGCTCGACAACGTGGTCATCGATGACCTCGTGCAGATTGTCAAAACCAACCATTTCTATAGCGATAAAAATGCGCGGATCTTTGCTGCGATTCTGCGCTTACACGATGCCGGCGTCCGCGGGATTGACGCGGTGACAGTGGCCGAAGAGCTCGACTCGAAGGGAGAGCTGGACGAAGCCGGCAATGTGATGTACCTGCACGAGATCCTGGAGAGCGTCCCCCACGCGGCGCATGCGGAATACTATGCGAACATCGTGCGTGACAAGTCGGTCCAGCGGGAACTGATTCACTCCTGTACCGAAATCATTCGAGAGAGCTATTCGCCGCAGGGCGACACTCTGGAAGTGTTAAACAAGGCCGAACAGAGTATCTTCAGTATTCTCGAATCGCAGGGAGAAGGGGATAAGATCGACATCAAGGACATCCTGATGGATGCCTTCGACCGGATCCACGAGCGAACCCAGAAAGAGGGATCACTGACCGGAACCACGACCGGGTTCGTCGATCTGGACGAACAGATCAACGGTTTTCAGCCTTCCGAATTGATTGTCCTGGCGGCCCGTCCTTCGATGGGGAAGACCGCGCTGGTCTGTAACTTCGCGGAAGCCGCCGCCGACGAGGGGGGCGTGGCCACGATCATCTTCTCTCTGGAACAGTCAAAGCTGGAACTGGCAGAGCGTCTGTTGTGTATCCGCTCGGGGGTGAATGGTCACTCGCTGCGTGCCGGGGATCTGGAAGATGACGAGCGGCACCGGTTGCTGGAGGCCTCTTCCCAGATCAGCGAGATGCCTCTGTTTATCGACGATAAACCGGGGCGGACGATTCAGGAAATCAGTGCGATCTGTCGGCGTTTAAAGCGGTTGAGTAACCTGGGGCTGATCATCATCGACTACCTGCAGTTGATTGAACCGGAAGACAAGACGATGCCTCGTGAACAGCAGATTGCGGGGATCACGCGGCGTCTGAAGGGGCTGTGCAAGGAATTGAATGTGCCGACGATCGCCCTGGCCCAGCTGAACCGCGGTGTGGAATTGCGTGAAGACAAGCGTCCGCGTCTGGCCGACTTGCGAGAAAGTGGAGCCATCGAACAGGATGCCGACCTGATCATGTTCCTGCACCGTCCGGACGCTTATGATCCCGAAGACCATCCGGGTCTGGCAGAAGTGGTTGTGGCCAAGCACCGTAGTGGTCCGACCGGGATTGTAAACCTGACGTGGCTCCGTGAATCGATGCGGTTCGGCAACTACACGAACCTGGATGTCCCTGAAGGGGGCTACATGGGAGATGATGGCGGAGGCGGCGGATTCGGTTAA
- the rplI gene encoding 50S ribosomal protein L9, translated as MVRKQRSTSVVGSSKSSIEVLLAENVDNLGEQGDIVRVKPGYARNFLLPYGMATIATEHNKRMVTQHQKKVAELEKEHLKSLKGLADKVSKHSVTMEANANEEGHLYGSIVAVDISKSLKESGFEVDAEAIRLEGPLKELGMYTVKLQLHEKVKTEVKVWVVPTAEKS; from the coding sequence ATGGTTCGCAAACAACGTAGCACCTCTGTGGTCGGTAGTTCCAAGTCATCTATCGAGGTTTTGCTGGCAGAAAATGTCGACAACCTCGGTGAGCAGGGTGACATTGTGCGGGTCAAACCCGGCTATGCCCGTAACTTCCTGCTGCCTTACGGCATGGCCACCATTGCCACTGAGCACAACAAGCGGATGGTGACACAGCACCAGAAGAAAGTGGCCGAGCTGGAAAAAGAGCATCTCAAATCGCTCAAGGGTCTGGCAGACAAAGTCAGCAAGCACAGCGTCACCATGGAAGCCAACGCCAACGAAGAAGGTCACCTGTATGGTTCGATCGTGGCTGTTGACATCAGCAAGTCCCTCAAGGAGAGCGGCTTCGAAGTCGATGCCGAAGCGATTCGCCTGGAAGGTCCGCTGAAAGAGCTGGGTATGTATACCGTCAAGCTGCAGCTGCACGAAAAGGTGAAGACCGAAGTCAAAGTCTGGGTCGTACCGACTGCAGAAAAAAGCTAA
- the ssb gene encoding single-stranded DNA-binding protein encodes MASFNKVILVGNLTRDPQVRYTPGGSAVAEIGLAVNRSWFDKNSNSRKEETTFVDVTLWGRTAEVASEYLTKGRSVLIEGRLQLDQWDDKESGQKRSKLKVVGENMTMLGGRGDGPGGGGGPSGGGGGGGGYGSRGGSSQGGGSSSPADSFYDSPGGMPDDDVPF; translated from the coding sequence ATGGCCAGTTTCAACAAAGTCATCCTGGTAGGAAATCTGACTCGCGATCCGCAGGTGCGATACACGCCCGGAGGAAGTGCGGTTGCGGAAATTGGTCTGGCAGTGAACCGAAGCTGGTTTGATAAGAATTCCAATTCCCGGAAGGAAGAGACAACGTTTGTGGATGTGACCCTGTGGGGACGCACCGCAGAAGTTGCCAGCGAATATCTGACCAAGGGGCGTTCGGTGCTGATCGAAGGGCGTTTGCAACTGGATCAGTGGGATGACAAAGAATCGGGCCAGAAACGCAGCAAGTTGAAAGTGGTTGGCGAAAACATGACCATGCTCGGCGGACGTGGCGATGGCCCCGGAGGCGGTGGTGGTCCCAGCGGCGGCGGCGGTGGCGGCGGCGGTTATGGCAGCCGTGGCGGTTCCTCGCAGGGTGGTGGTTCATCCAGCCCGGCAGATTCCTTTTACGATTCACCAGGTGGAATGCCCGACGACGACGTGCCTTTCTAA
- the rpsF gene encoding 30S ribosomal protein S6 produces MVNYEGMFLLDSGKFAADHEGTIAHVLEILSKAGAEVVAHRPWQDGKLAYEIEGHMKGLHYLVYFTMPGSGMDIITRSCHLSDIVIRQMVIKQPQTLFDAMVSAIDPSAAPETVSEGSDDSVDYDALNDDDDDDDSDN; encoded by the coding sequence ATGGTTAATTACGAAGGTATGTTCCTGCTGGACAGCGGCAAATTTGCTGCAGATCACGAAGGAACCATTGCACACGTTCTGGAAATTCTGTCAAAAGCAGGTGCCGAAGTCGTGGCTCACCGTCCCTGGCAGGATGGAAAGCTGGCTTACGAAATCGAAGGCCACATGAAAGGCCTGCATTACCTGGTGTATTTCACCATGCCTGGTAGCGGAATGGATATTATCACCCGTTCCTGTCACCTGAGCGACATTGTGATTCGCCAGATGGTCATCAAGCAGCCTCAGACACTGTTTGATGCCATGGTTTCTGCTATCGATCCTTCCGCTGCACCAGAAACGGTTAGCGAAGGCAGCGATGATAGCGTCGACTACGATGCTCTCAACGACGACGATGATGACGACGACAGCGACAACTAA
- the pth gene encoding aminoacyl-tRNA hydrolase — protein MKVVVGLGNPGRQYERTRHNIGFDVLSQLADWHGVAGFKSQFEALVGEFSLGGDKVLLVAPQTFMNLSGRSVAAVTKFYKLPASDVMVVCDDMNLPLGRLRLRGSGSAGGQKGLQDILQKLGTQDVPRLRMGVGRPPAGFAVADYVLSRFRDHESDSVSQAVQNAARGVECWVEQGLEIAMNQVNAPE, from the coding sequence GTGAAAGTGGTCGTAGGGCTGGGGAATCCCGGTAGACAATACGAGCGAACACGTCACAATATCGGGTTTGACGTTTTGTCTCAGCTGGCAGACTGGCACGGTGTTGCCGGGTTCAAAAGCCAGTTTGAGGCGCTCGTCGGTGAGTTTTCGCTGGGGGGTGACAAGGTGTTACTCGTTGCCCCGCAGACGTTTATGAATTTAAGTGGTCGCAGCGTTGCCGCTGTGACAAAGTTTTACAAACTGCCTGCCAGTGATGTCATGGTGGTTTGTGATGATATGAACCTGCCTCTGGGGCGGCTCCGGTTACGGGGATCCGGCTCGGCGGGAGGCCAAAAAGGTTTACAGGACATTCTCCAGAAACTGGGGACCCAGGATGTGCCACGCCTGAGAATGGGAGTGGGACGACCTCCGGCCGGGTTTGCGGTAGCGGATTATGTTTTAAGTCGATTTCGGGATCACGAATCCGATTCGGTTTCGCAGGCGGTACAAAACGCGGCCCGCGGGGTTGAATGCTGGGTCGAACAGGGCCTGGAAATCGCCATGAATCAGGTGAATGCACCTGAATGA